Within Lagopus muta isolate bLagMut1 chromosome 1, bLagMut1 primary, whole genome shotgun sequence, the genomic segment ATCTTTCACAACCCAGATATATAAAACACATTACTCCCCCTACTAAGTGTTTCTAATTTTCTGTATGTTACTGTTACAAATGTAACAgacaaaactgtaaaaaaataaaagtgcacTGTTACCATTTCATAAACATACAAGTCACAAAATACTGTCATCATTATTCCTAGCTCATATCAGgtcctctttgcttttaaaatcctgCCTATTACTCTCATAGCTGAACAACTTCCACTTGAAACCACTGTTCCCAGCAGCGAAGACCTCAGGGCATTTCATGCAGTATCTGGTCTCCCTCAGGTCTCAAGATCTATACCTGCACTTCAGTTCTTAGTTTATTCATTATCTTAGCCTTTTATTACTATCATTGTTTTGACTGCAAAGCTGAGGCCTGGCTTAGGCAGGATGTAGCAGTAAGCGTGTGAACAGGTTTTGTCAGGAAGAAATACTACGTGTGATCCTCAGGTCATGCAACCTCATAGCACTGTGTGCTTTGTCTTCTGATTTGCAAGCTCCACCAGTCCACAGGAGACCAGCTGTCTTAGTAGCTCACAGCCTGAAATTCAGCCTTTAACATTGTTTggccttgttttctttcagtcgCTTCAAGATTTAGTTCTGATGTCTTCAATGAATATGAGAAATGCCCTGGGACTGTCTGAAGGAATTAGACAGCAAACTTAACACAGAAGTCTAGGTCTACTACCACTGAGGAATCAAGCCATTATGTGTCAAACCTGGAGGATGGCAAGCTCGACTCACACATCTCAGGAAATCAATGAATTGTAATGGTGACAGGTCTGCCGTGTGTTACAACACGCTGCAGCCAGGACCCACTGGGTAGGTGCCTGCAAAGAATATTTCACCCTTCTATTCTTCACATTCACTGCTCAACGTCCTTTTCTGATTGACTGTTTTACTTCCCTGGCTTGGGTGGGTGTTGAGTTGGGTGGGGggaaaatggaatgaaatgcaACAAGGGCAAGCTAGAGACTTGTGTCTAGGCAAGAGCAACGCCAGGTAGCAGTATAGGTTGGGGACTGCCCTGTTGGAGAGCAGCGTGGAGCCgtgggtcctggtggacagcagggtgaccatgagccagcGCTGTGCCCTTGTGGCCGAGAAGGCCAGTGGCACCCTGGGACCTACTAGAAGGGGCATGGTTAGGAGGTCAAAAGAGGTTCTCCTGCCTCTCTACTGTGCCCTGGTGAGACcgcatctggagtattgtgtccagttctgggcccctctgttcaagaaggacagggaactgcttgagagagtccagcacagagccacaaagatgaggaaGGGACCAGAGCATTTCCCTTACGAGGAAAGTCTGAGGGAGCTTTGgcttggaggagactgagaggtgaCCTACTGAACGCTTCTAAATATGTAAAGGATGTctgtcaggaggatggagccaggcttttctcagtgacatccagtgacaggataagggcaGCGGGTACAAGCTGGAACAGAAGAGGTTCCACATTAATGCTAGAAAAAACCTTCTTCATGGTGAGGGTCACAGAATACTTGAACGGGctgccagagaggtggtggggtctCCCtcactggagacattcaaaacctgcctggatgcatTCCTGTGTGACCTAACCTAGGTGTTCCCAGCAGGGGGATTAGATTAGATGAGtttttgaggtttcttccaatccctgacatttggtgactctgtgattctgtaactggtatggagaagagacagcagctattaaaatgaagacgtggtttaaaaaaaaaaaaaagtactatttatttattaattaatttatttatgtatttttaataaataatacaatttttaagctgatcttccctttctcttttctctttttctctttctcgttctctttctctttctcttctcttccttttctcttttcgCTTCGCTCTTCTATCGGCTCCACCGTTGTAGACAAAACTCTCTTATTCTCCTCCACATCTCACTAGAAAAAGGAGAATCACAAGTTGTGACTAGGAAATTGTTGTGTTTCCTCCCGGGAAGCATTCCTCCTTACCTCCTCTGACAGAGGCAAGCTACAACTGGGGCTGCACCAACAGCAAAGGCAGGAGTGCTGATACCTGTCTGTGGGCCCAAGCAGCCGGGAGAAGTTGTCAATCATGACCTCTTTGTGGCAGCGGGTGAGGATGACCACCGCCTGGCACAGGAAGGGCATGAACGTGCTCTGCTGCGCGGATGATGTGCAGCTGCGCAGGATGTGGAGGATTGGTAGCACCTGaaagaagggcagaaagaaTGACTTGCTGCATCCTTGACTCTGCAGGGCCTAACAATGGACATTCAGCAcatgagcagtgcctgctccctTGACATGCTGCGAAGGCCTAAGCCTAAATTGCACACCAGCCACCCTGTCCAAGCCCTGGCTCTGCACTCAGGCTGTGCTTCTTTAGCACAAGAGGCAAACGGCACAAGGCGTAGTGCAACAACCAGCGAACGTCCAAGAGAGGTGGAAGAAAGTCTCTTACGTCCCGACAGATGTCCTTCCCGTACATCTGCAGAAAGGTGATCATCCACTTCCCAGCTGCACGCACGCGCATTCCTTTGCCTTTCCGCAAGGTCTCCTTGATGGCCATCAGGAAGTCAACGGTGCGTTCCAGGGGGAAGTTTCTGCACaccatctgcagagaaaagagaagcaggagagatctcatcactgctctgcggcagctcttcaaaacagaaagcagtctgGAGGGCATTCTTAGCTCAGCAGCTTGCCGCTCATTCAGGGGCAATCACAGCGCTCCTGCTCTCCTACCCTGCTATTTATACGGAAGGCAGTTGAGccttctctcagctgctccaccCATGCTGTTTGCTTACATGCAAAGCCtacctcccagcagccacagtcacacacacacacagacacaccaTGGAATCAGCTCCTTGCATGGGGGGCCTGAAGGGCAGACGTAGCTCAGAGCCTTCTGCTACTTGCTGAGAAAAGAGGTCTCAGGGTGACAGCTCATTTTGGAAATGGTATGAAAGGCTGGGGACAGCCTAGGGTCGTGCAGAAGCCTATGCACTGAGATGCCACCACCCCTTTTTGGGTCCACTTACCCTTGCCAGTTTGGATGAGGTCTGGAGCTGAGTGATGGTGCTGCAGTCATTCAGCCCCTCACACAGGCTCCCAGTGTCTCCTGAATCCATGACTCTGTTGGCCACCTTGGCTGGAAAGAGCACgggagaaaagggaagtcaTGCTTCTGGAAACGGAACTGCTTTCCATGGGGGAGAGACTGAGGACAGGGTGGGGACAAGAAGAGAGCTGTGCACAGTGCATCTCCCTCCTGTACACAGGGCCCAGCCCGTGGGGCTCTGGTAGCGCTGCGGaggagagcacagggctggtgcATCCCGCTCTACTCACCTTGGATTTGCAGAAGGGAGCTCAGGCAGGTGGCGGCCAACTGGCGGGATGTGGGCATGGGGTCACATGTCAGCGGAGCCAGCAATCCCACCAAGGAGCCAAAGGACTCACAGGCATCTCCTCTCTGCAGGGATGAGaggcaggaacaaagctgtaggcagccccagctctccctaGCTTCTCCTGCCCGTGCCTTCCCCATGCcagcatgcacagctgggcGGAGCTCGCCTTCGAGCTCAGGGgcactggggagggagcagggagcatgCAGTGGGGCTCTTTACTCACCTGAAGCCCTTcacaagcagccagcagctgggagcaggtctGCAGGGCCCTGTTACGCTCCCACATGTTGTTTGAGGTCAGTGATCTCTGCAGGGCCTGAAACAGAGCATGTATCACCATGgacatttttcccttcctgccatCCCTCTCCCTGTCCCTCTTTTCCCGACAGTTTCCCTCAGGTCCTGCCCTGTGGCTCCACGTGGACCCCCGCCTCACTGTGCGCTGACACTGCTGCTCCCATTTTCTGCACATACTGCTGCCTCCTAACCCAGGAGCTTTTCCTCGGCTGTGCCCTACCAGGGGCTGGCTCCTGCCTTTCCCCCTGCAGAGCCCATTTCTCTGCCCATTTCTCAGCTTGCAGTGAGCTGGCCTGTTAGCAGGAGATTTCTCCCCCTTCGATCATACTCTCAGTCCCCAGATCTCTGTCCCTGCTATCAACGGGCACCATGCTTCCTCCCTTGCCCCACACGTACTCACCTGGACTATGTTCTGGAAGAATCCCCGGGTGGTCTCTGTCTCAAGCAGGACCACCATGAGCCGGCCCAGAGCTTTCAACGATGTctgcagaagctgaaagcagGAGAGGGGATTGAGGTGTGGCATCacggctgctgctggagcataGGCCGTGTGTGCTGAGGTAGGGCTCTGACACAGAGGTGGCCGGGAAAGTTACGGCAGGTTACCTGCAGGTACTGTGCTGCTTGCCGTGACTTCTTGATCTtcagcatcatctctgctgaagggtGTGACACAATGttcttgcagcacagagccaacaTTTCACGAACATTCTTGCTTCCTAAAGAGGGCTTCAGCTTGctgacaggaggaaaaaaaaggaagagaaagcagaaagggcCTTTACCACTGCTCTCCAGACTGGTGCAGACAATGTCTGAGATTCTCCCAATCAATAGCTGCAAAGCCAACACCCCCAGCccatgctgctggagcagcgCCCGCCTCCTCCCTGGCAGCAGTGAACCACCTCCCGCTCTGAAAGGAAGAAGGCCACAggtctcccttctcttcctcgCCTGGGGACAGCAGTACCAggcctttctccctgcccagaaTCTCAGCTTCACTGGCCACAACAGCCCAGCCGTCTCTCCTGTAGATGcagctccttccccctcccccctccagGCCTTCGGAAGCTACCCTAAAGGGGGACCACCATCTGCCTTGCAAGCCTAGAGGCTCCCACCCTTACCTCAACTGCTCCAGGGCCAGAACCACCTTGAGGGGCACTGGGGAGACAGGGGTGCCCAAGTAATACTTCTTCAGCAAGTCCTGCAAGTACCAGAGAAACATTGTCAAAGTGGGCAAGGGCCACAAGAGAGCTCTTCTGCCTGGCCCACAGACAGAAACAACTGCCACACACCAGCCCCATCGTTCCCACATTTCCCAtgcaagcactgcaggatgcagcagctccacagctggtGGACCTAGCccgctgcctgctgctgcctgctgctgcctgctgctgcctgccagcacccaaGGTCCCCACCAGCTGGAGACGTGTGGCTGAGGGAGACCTGCATGGCTCCAGGGATGGCAGCCTCGTGGCACGGCCCGGAACTCCTCCACAGAGAGCCCTGTCTCTAGGCACTCACCATCAGGATCTCCAGCAGCTTGTTCTTCAAGGAGGGGTTAAAGAAGGCGGAGCCACCCACGGcatggagagcagagctgaaatCAGTGATGCTCTGCACCAGCGCGAGCTTGTTCTGCAAGTCCTGAGGccaagagagaagaacattctTTGAACTGTGGGAAGGGCCAGGGACTGTCAAGGGGACACATGGGGCAACGCTAAGGGAAGGGCTTGGATCTTCATCTGGGCACAAACCGTTCCCCAAGGGACCTTTGGAAAGAGAAGGCCCATCTCAGCATCTCCCCACGTGGAGGGGCTGCCGCTGGGCACTCTGACACCCTGGCAGACTTTGAGCTCTcacctggcagctgcagctgtacagCAGCAGGATGTTGCCCACAATGTCTCCTTCCAGGCGGGCAAGCAGCTGCTCCTTGGAGGCTCGCAGTGCCAAACTGCCATGGGCGAGGATGAGAGCGCTGCGTGTAGCCTGAGCTCTCGCGCtgtccagctccatctgtgAGGGGAGAAATGCCTTGAGACACTCGCTCAGCAGCCCCCAGTGCCCTGCGGTGCACCTGGGCTcccagggcaggagctgctgtgaaaataaggcagaagaatgCCAAGATGGGAACCCGTAGCACTTTACCTTCTTGCGCCTGGAAATCCTCCCATTGCGGCCTTTGCACAGCCTAGACGCAAACATGGTGAGTGTGTCCAGGACTGTGTGGAAGTTGCTGTCAGCAGCATGGCTGACAAGAGAGATCATTCCCTGCACAAAAGAACGAGGGGCAGTTGGCGCAGGCCTGAACCTACTGGCATGGCCCTCTGAGAAGCCTTCTGCCCCAGGGACAGAGCGCGGATGCTCACAGAgttggaggagaggagagctcaCCTGGGCCTCAGATGGCTCCTCTGCATTGGATTCctccaggtgctgcagcagcttctcctggACATGGAGGACTTCCTTACAAGCTCCCAGAACGGTCCCCAGAGCCTTGTACAGGAAGGTCTGCGTGGGAAGGAAAGGAGTAAGCTGGGATGTGGCAGCAGCCTGACCTTACGGGAGAGGGCTAGATGGGAAGGACCCACACTCCCTGGGAGTcgctgagagcagctgtggagcagagctgtagCCAGCCCCAGGCAGTTTGCAGGGAAGCGCCCTGTGAGGGCACAGGCCGTGGAAGCAGCATGAGCAGCCTGTGTGGGCAGAGCAccagcctcagccccagccccagtTGGGCACTGCTGATTAGAGCCGCGGGGAActcaccttttctgcagagctgctggcagagctgctcagccgcCGGCTCAGCTCGCAGCTCAGGGCCTTGGTCCAGGCCTCATCCTCCACAACATCCAGCGATGCCCTCAGGAACtgttggagaacaggagaagcCAATGTTCCCTTGCCCTTTGCTTCTTCCCGCGTTCCCAagtcactgcagccttctgggGAGAGGTGCCTGGAAGAACAgcccctctcccagctccccccAGCATTCCCTCCATTAAAGCCACCTACTGGTCCTCTCCTAAGACCCCCCTTGGGCTTGGGACAAAGAGGAAGAGGCAGCGCTGCAAAGGCgagcagctgctccacagcagcttTTGAGAGGCTGTTCCTGTCCCATGGTGGCTCGTATGGGAGCAGGGCTCCTTGTGGCAGGCAGGCAAGCATTTCTCTGCACCATGTCTCTCCACAGTGCTCTACCTTTAGCAGATGGTGCTCCCAGTCTTCAGAGTTGCGGAAGCTCTCATCTTTCCCTGCACATCAACAAGAAGCAAAAGAGCGTTGCTTGGAATCAAGCCACAAAAGAAGAGCTGCACCCAACCTGGCTTGGCTTGGGCACTCGCCCACTCTACCTCTCCCTCCCCACCAGCATTTTACCTTcaaggtgctgcagcagcagggggatcTCAGCAGCCCACTTGgcccccacagctctgtggaTCGTGCTGTGGAGGTTTTgcaggagcagcaaggcagcGGCTTGGAGCTCGCTGCCTGCAAAAGGGCTCCCTGCCACCACCTGAGCGAGAGCAAGGAGAAACAGGGTCACTTCTGCTGCAAGAGAAGCGGCTTCCCCCAGGAGGAAAGCAGCTTGGCTCTGCCCTGATGGgcaaggagcagccagcagcttggCCCATGACATTGCAGGCTAGGAAGAGAATGGCATCCCCAGGAGTGAGGCAGGTGCTGGCATGCTCGgccatgctgcttcctcctcgGGGCTTGTGGCACCGGCCTCAGGAGCATCTACTTACCAGCAGACGTGCCAGCAGTGTCTGGGCAGTCAGCAGTGGGCctgcaaggagaaagaagtgCTGAGTAAGACTCCAAGACACTCTGTGCCCTGCCACGTGCACCTCTGCTCTCCCTTCTGGGTGCTAACATGGGTCAGCAGAGCTCACGGGGGAGCTTCTGCTCCTACCTTGAAACATGGAGCTGAGGAAGTGGGGATCCAGATCTTCCACGTCCCGCACCGTCAGCTCCCCTCTCTTGGCCAGGGCTTGGACGCAGCGGGAGACCGGGATCAGCATGCCGGTGTACTGGGCTGGCACCACGtacagcagcagccttggcCACAGGAGCTGTAGGGAACGAGGCAGTTGAGCATGTCAGCATTCCTGCCTCCGCTCAGAGATAGAGAGGACTCTGAATTTCCGAGTCTTGTGTCCTTCAGAGCACGCTGGAGGACAGACCTGAGGTGTTGGAAGGGGACGAGGAACACGTGGTGCAAAGGCAAGgagtggcagcagggcagagtgTGACTTACTTTGGAGATCCCTCTTGCAGAGACATCCAGTGACCCCAGGATGTCCATACACAGCTCTTGGAGTGCTCCTTCTTCCTGGGCTTCCTGGGTGGAAAGGTCTCCGGCTGCCTGCACAACAGTGGTGTTGAAATGCCGGTTACTCTCAGTTCTCATTAGCCTCTCAGGAGGCTCAGGTGTGGCCCCACCGGTGCTTTTTTGCCAGCCTATGAGCTGCACAGGTCCTCCAAAGGAATATGCTGCCCACTGTCCTTACCCTTCTTCCTGTGGTGTGGCTGAACTCCCTGAAGATgtgccccaccacatcccaggctgagca encodes:
- the LOC125687419 gene encoding maestro heat-like repeat-containing protein family member 2B, producing the protein MLCEVTLLAVMSQLWLSPLWQRWERWLSPLVGRAGSEPRESVVSVWRHPAVMERLRALRGLFACVGCMPSCIRRGERGRVESPVPTCAVTLLLQRLQDQEGDREQAYCELEHVLGEEDSRPPCGVVNRLLAEVSQDLTAAQGVTDSVRMAASNVLVALARTHFSLVMAELQGHLKATREMCKEFVLVTLSKLFSIYAPQCISFVWLTLAGLCSVVGRVRSGRTLRTACAVVKQWMDGVKTHLSSGKHSPWPATEKEQMYETLHELFFFVVSNWQDCKEEEDRQAVLGAVTAMMTVLLQEELPREHVWERLLWLVHPCQEMQDTCRVAKSLRMFLEALPGVQSVIPKDKFLAVTSAVFYQLSDDAKQHSEADRAELTHCILLQAQICPEETVLFLQSQLGYEWEAGCVAALGLLGTLARSDEPAMTEKLPQITEAVQRVCNDPRTRVRRAVLHFIEDLLSANTWRCSAWDVVGHIFREFSHTTGRRAAGDLSTQEAQEEGALQELCMDILGSLDVSARGISKLLWPRLLLYVVPAQYTGMLIPVSRCVQALAKRGELTVRDVEDLDPHFLSSMFQGPLLTAQTLLARLLVVAGSPFAGSELQAAALLLLQNLHSTIHRAVGAKWAAEIPLLLQHLEGKDESFRNSEDWEHHLLKFLRASLDVVEDEAWTKALSCELSRRLSSSASSSAEKTFLYKALGTVLGACKEVLHVQEKLLQHLEESNAEEPSEAQGMISLVSHAADSNFHTVLDTLTMFASRLCKGRNGRISRRKKMELDSARAQATRSALILAHGSLALRASKEQLLARLEGDIVGNILLLYSCSCQDLQNKLALVQSITDFSSALHAVGGSAFFNPSLKNKLLEILMDLLKKYYLGTPVSPVPLKVVLALEQLSKLKPSLGSKNVREMLALCCKNIVSHPSAEMMLKIKKSRQAAQYLQLLQTSLKALGRLMVVLLETETTRGFFQNIVQALQRSLTSNNMWERNRALQTCSQLLAACEGLQRGDACESFGSLVGLLAPLTCDPMPTSRQLAATCLSSLLQIQAKVANRVMDSGDTGSLCEGLNDCSTITQLQTSSKLARMVCRNFPLERTVDFLMAIKETLRKGKGMRVRAAGKWMITFLQMYGKDICRDVLPILHILRSCTSSAQQSTFMPFLCQAVVILTRCHKEVMIDNFSRLLGPTDSEMWRRIREFCLQRWSR